The DNA segment TTTATATAGCCGGTCCTGTGTTCAATATAAGTTTTGCCATTCCTGTATTCATTGTTCTCTTTATGCTTGGAATTTCAGTAGTTGTTCCTCCTAATATAGCGGGTGAGGTGAAAAACGGTTCTTTGGGTGAGGAACTAGGACTAAAAGTAAAAGATAGAATTATTGAGGTTTCTGGAAGAAAAGTCAAGGGATGGAATGATATTGCAAAATTCATCGATGAACACCCCTGTGAAGAACTGAAGATGAAGATATTAAGAGGGGATAAAGAACTAATGGTAGGATTAAAGAAGGATTTTGAGATTAGATTCAAAGATTTGGGCATTGATTACTTTCTTCCACCTCAAATTGGCGATTTAAAATGTGGATATCCCGCTGAAAAGGCAGGACTTAAAAAAGGAGATGTAATTACTTTTATAGATGATCAGCCTATTGTTCAGTGGAATGATATGACAAAGATCATCTATTGCAGTATAGGGAAGGACCTAACAATGAAGGTAAAACGGGGAGATGAGGAGTTGAAGATCATTATAACACCAGTTGAGGGCAAGATTCCAAAGAGAGAAGGAGGATTTGAGAAAGTAGGATTGCTTGGCATTACTCCGTCCCAGATGAAAACTGAAACACAAAGATTCTCCTTCTTAGAAGCAATCCCATTGGGATTCAACCAAACTTTACTTTCTATCAAACTAACTATTCACTCCGTGTATCTACTCTTAAGTGGTCAGGCCTCACTACATGATATGGCTGGACCACTTGGAATTGCACAAATAGCTGGAGAGCATGCCCAACAAGGTTTAAAAAGTCTTATTTTCTTCATCGCCTTTTTAAGTATCAATTTAGGGATATTGAATTTCTTGCCCATACCTGCTGTTGATGGAGGACAGATTCTCTTTTGTCTTGTCGAAAGAATTAGAGGGAAAATGATTAGTATCAAGATTCAGAAGGTAGTGACCACTATTGGATTTGCTTTTATAATCTCCTTCTTCATTCTTGTTACATTTAGCGATCTCTCAAAAACTACTATCTATCAGGAAGTTAAGAAGAAAACCTCTGAATGGATTAGGTTGTAGCAATAACAACAAGAGTGAGTAGTTGGATCAAGATGAGAAGTCTTTTTTATTGATAACCGTTCAGATAGTCCTTCACCGCAGAGACGCAGAGGAAGAGAGAAAAGATGGATTTTCACACAAAGCCACAAAGACATCTATATTATCCTGATACTCGATATTCAAGTTTTTTTAAGATTAAGTGGTTTATCCTTTTTTAACCGCAAAGAACGCAAAGATTATAGTGCTCTGTTAAGATTGAATTTGCATGTTACTTAGGTAATCGGTAATCGGAGAT comes from the bacterium genome and includes:
- the rseP gene encoding RIP metalloprotease RseP, with amino-acid sequence MLITLLSVLLTLGVVIFVHELGHFILAKFFNIRVEIFSLGFGKRLIGFKKGETDYRLSIIPFGGYVKLAGGEFDEKVLIEEDEFFSKPWWKKMGVYIAGPVFNISFAIPVFIVLFMLGISVVVPPNIAGEVKNGSLGEELGLKVKDRIIEVSGRKVKGWNDIAKFIDEHPCEELKMKILRGDKELMVGLKKDFEIRFKDLGIDYFLPPQIGDLKCGYPAEKAGLKKGDVITFIDDQPIVQWNDMTKIIYCSIGKDLTMKVKRGDEELKIIITPVEGKIPKREGGFEKVGLLGITPSQMKTETQRFSFLEAIPLGFNQTLLSIKLTIHSVYLLLSGQASLHDMAGPLGIAQIAGEHAQQGLKSLIFFIAFLSINLGILNFLPIPAVDGGQILFCLVERIRGKMISIKIQKVVTTIGFAFIISFFILVTFSDLSKTTIYQEVKKKTSEWIRL